From the Stigmatopora argus isolate UIUO_Sarg chromosome 12, RoL_Sarg_1.0, whole genome shotgun sequence genome, the window cattttttttttcagccctGGCAGGGTTGCGCAAAAGCTGAAAATCTTCCCCTtcaaaaatctatttatttacaaTCCACAGTTTTACGACAGGAAtaaaaaaagccacaaaagTATCGCAATATTTAATTTTGCACACCGACAGAATTTGAAGTCCGTGTAAATAACGAATAATTTTATACAAGAAACCGTAAAATGGGTCTGAAATTGTAAATTAATTGtcgcaatttatttatttatatatgtatttatgtatttatatatttatttatttatatatatttatttctatttttatttatttatatatttatttgttaactTATTTATAACCTATTTATCTATGTCTAAAAAAATTTCCCGTCTGTATTCTTTTCcctaatacgggatgaatgaagtaatccaatctaatctaattaaagTTTTCCGTCGGCGGGGGGCGCTAGAGGTGAGGATGTACACCTGCTGGAAACCCCTCGTTTACCTTTCTTTTGCATCCAATGAAATTATTGCTTTAATCAACTGTTTTTGAGCTTATTGCATTCTAAAACTTCACTTTATATGCACAATTCATAAAAACAGTTGGATTTACCTTAACGGATGGGTAAAGCAGGACAATACGAAGGTTGTTGATCCGTTTCCCCTAACAATCAAATCTTTTTAAGTGAGAATATGCCTGCCCAAACGACCACGCGTTGAAGACAAAAACGGCAACTTTCTGAAAAAGACGCAACTTTGAAGTCAAGCATGTCTCTGAACCATTATTCCATTTTTGTTAGATTTTGCCGTGGGAGCCCCTTACGACGATAACGAATCGGGAAGCGTCTACATCTATCACGGCTCGGCCAAAGGACTGGAATCCACCAAAGCATCGCAGGTACGCACCAGCCTCCGACATCAGGTGGAGAAACGATGCCAAGCCCATCCCAGCGACAACCATGGCGTTTTGTCCCTGTAGATTTTATCCGGCAAGCCTATGGGAGTCACCACGTTTGGCTACTCTCTAGCGGGCAACATGGACCTGGACAAGAACTCCTACCCCGACCTGGCCGTGGGTTCCCTCGCGGACTCCGTCTTTGTCTTCAGGTGGGCGCCGCGCcggctttttctttttccaaagcCACTTATTGACTCGCTCGTCATGGTCTGCCTTTTCAGAGCCAGTCCGGTCATCGCcgtcaaaaaggaagtcagctTCACGCCCAAGGAAATCGACCTAACCAAGAAGAACTGCGGGAATAACTTCTGGTGAGTGCACCGCGACAGGTTCTTGAGCTATTTCAAGACCTGTACTAGATATGAGACCTCAAAATACTAGACAATCTAGATAGATGtgaccggtactcggacgtttggtcgccggacgtttggtcgccggacgtttggtcgcccggacgtttggtcgcccggaggtttgttcgcccggacgtttggtcgcccggaggtttgttcgccggacgtttggtcgcccggacgtttggtcgcccggacgtttggtcgccggacgtttggtcgctggacgtttggtcgccgggacgtttggtcgcccggacgtttgacaacatgacagagagtttactgttgaaaccagctctcaaaattatatccatgagagagagagagagagtttaatatctaaatatctacgtACTGTTGAaaacagctctcaaaattatattcacccgagcgaccaaacgtccggtcacggatgtGACCTAGCATAGCAAAACCGCAGGGGGAAACTGATCATTTGCGTatccatatttgggaaattcaagCCGTACAGGCCAACTGTGCTTGaccatattatttttattacataCATGTACAAATTAAAACGAGGAGAAAAATCAGTGcattgttaataaataaaaaataatgacgtgcaaatggataaaaagacaaaaatgcacTCTGGTTTCGGCCgctagtcatttttaaaaagttagtaaatttaaaaaagaaaacattttgataGTATGGAACTCATCGTTTTTCGTAATTAATTTCAAGTGGGAGGACTGGACGTAAATGCTCATCTCTCCCATTTTGAATGTGGTGGAAAGAACAAAATCGATGAGGCTAAATAGTCACTTTTATATGCCATTAAATGGGattacttttaaatttgtcaCAAATGAAGTCGCAATAAAACGCACATTTGTCACCTTTACGCTTTTCTCACAAGGGAATCCCATTTATGAAATAACATTCCGTGAAGCAATtgtgcaaaaaaagggaaatcccacttaaaaaaatgcatctaaCGTGACTTTTTGTGTTGGtctccctccccctcctcctcttcttcctcctcctcctcctcctcctccagcatGAACGTGGAAGCTTGCTTCACCTACACCGCCAACCCCCAAAGCTATTCTCCCAGACTGAGTAAGATCAAATATCTGTCCGTcccgccttttttttttgtcaagccGACCCGAGTCGAATGTCTTTGTTGGCAGCCGTGGCGTACACCCTGAAAGTTGACGCGGACCAGAGGAAGAAGAAGCTCCTCCCCAGGGCCTCCTTCACGCAGCAGTCGGGCTCGGAAAGCGGCTACGAGTCCAAAGGCACCGTGGTCCTGGACACCAAAGGGAGGAAGCAGTGCATCACACGCCAGCTGGCCATACAGGTATGCCACGCCCCTTGGACTGAGTCCAGTACCAAACAGATCCGCTTTGAAAATCTACTCTTCtacatgcaaaatataataCGTTCCTTAGCTACATACCTTCCTTTGGCGTCATCGCTTAGTGCAGGGggagggaacctgtggctcgggagccgcatgtggctcttttgacggTTGCGTCTGACTCTTTTGATGGATGCACATAccgtcaaaagagccacatatgtcTCCCGAGCCGTATACAGCTgtcaaaagagccgcatgcatCCGTCAAAAGAACCGCATAGGGCTCCCGAGCCGTATGTGGCTCTGTTGACGGTTGCATACGGCTCGGGGGCCATATGCGGCGCCTTTGACGGTTGCATACGGCTTGGGAGCCGTATGTGGCGCTTTAGACGGTTGCATCTGACTCTTTTGATGgatgcatgtggctcttttgacagTTGCATACGGCTCGGGAGCCGTATGTGACTCTTTTGACGGTTGCATCTGACTCTTTTAACAGTTGCATACAGCTCGTgagccgtatgtggctcttttgacggTTGCATCTGACTCTTTTGATGgatgcatatggctcgggagccatatgtggctcttttgacagTTGCATACGGCTCGGGAGCCGTATGTGACTCTTTTGACGGTTGCATCTGACTCTTTTAACAGTTGCATACAGCTCGTgagccgtatgtggctcttttgacggttgcatctggctcttttgatggatgcatattgctcgggagccatatgtggctcttttgacggTTGCATACGGCTCTCCGCTAATATGAGGACCAATATGGAAACCGCCGGTGAGATAGATGAGTTCCAAAtggaccaataggagcgtcacgttggCACTGAGGCGCCAACACGACCTTTAGCACCTTTTtattcatagtttttttttttattagactcTTCTTAATGCATGTTCTCATTGATCCTCATTGATtgacagcataacaatgttgtcaaaagaattcagggactttttgcactttaaatgtggtgaaatgacccccaaaaatatgcacacattttcacgcAAAGCTGCCGAAGATTGCTTACGGCGACCTAAATTGTACATTTTGGTCTCCTTGAAAGAGAACAATCTACAGAGAGGAGTAATTCATATCTCTGGACCCACAGGACAATATTCGGGACAAACTTCGAGGCGTCCCCATCGACGTGGACGTGGAGATCCAGAATGCCAAACGCAAACGGAGACAGAGCTCGGATGGAGTCCCGCCCGTGCTGGACGCTAAAGACACGATACCGACACGAGGAGAGGTGAGGGAAATCCGGGAGTCTCCTTTTGGTGTCATTCGTGGCGATAAACCTTGGCTGGAATTCAatcatactttttaaaatataacaaaTTCAAGTTAGTGCGTTCAAATGGGAGAAATTTGAGATGATCCTCATGTTAAAATGGGACTGTTTTCTGACACATTGACCCCAGAAAATATGGGTCTAACTTGTgattaaatgcattttaactggtAATTTGTGCAATGGTTTTAACTTAAAAATGTGACCAAATTGCAATCCATCTTGTGATAACTAGATTACAACAAGACAAATGTGCCATTTATTGCAAGTTGACTAAAAATAAGTCACTATTTTGCCACAAATATGCAATCAAcagcaagtttaaaaaaaaaaaaaatctggactcCTTGGCAAGACAACCAAGTTGACAATAAAACAACGTGACTAATTTGCCATTAGACGCAagttaacaataaaaaaactaacaaatatGCAATCATTTGCAAGTAAGAATAAACCATGTTTATAATTCGCAGTTAAATATaggttaaaaaattaaaaatggctACTCTTTGGCAAGGTAACTCGCGACCAATCGCAAAAAGTGTGACTAAATTGCCGTTAAATACAAGTTAACGGTGAAAAATGTAAAGAGTTTACAGTTTCACTTAAAAAATGGGCTTATTTAAATGAAGTGCagcccctcccactcaaaatgaatGGCTcgtctatccccgtcaatgCAGTCAATTTTAAATAACAAGACGCatcttctttatcctctgcaaagaACTCCTACTCGGACAGATTAGTCGTGGATGACGTTAAAAAGGGAtccctttttctatttttattttgcaggTGCAATTTGTGAAAGAGGGCTGCGGAAGCGACAACATTTGCCGCAGCAACTTGAAAGTGGCGCATCGTTACGGCTTCATGACCGGCAAGGACGAAACGTTCGAGGCCTTTCCGCTGTAAGAaactccattttgtttttacccCCCTACCGTCCCCCCAAAAACGGCTCCCCCCGCGTGTCATTGACGAGCTCGCCTCCCCGCGAAGGGAGAGCGGCGTGCCGGTGATCTCGCTGAGCAAGCAGAAGGACATCGCCTTGGAGGTCAAGGTGACCAATCGCAACGGAGACGACGCGCACGAGGCCTCGGTGGTGGCTTCCCTGCCGCGGGCCCTGACGTACTCGGCCTTCCGCGGCCCGCCTAACGTGAGCTTTCGCCCCAACCGAAGTCGGACGGTGGTCTTTACGCCGGACGTGACGTGATGTGACGGCTGTGATTTCAGGCCGTGACCTGCACGGCCAACAAGAACGGCTCCATCGCCACCTGCGAACTTGGAAATCCCTTCAAACGGGATTCGGAGGTAAGAAGCGAGCGCTAAGGAGTGAGCGGTCGCCTTCTGCGAGGTCGctattatttgtgtgtgtatgtgtgcattcCTAGACGACCTTCTACATTATTCTGGGAACGACAGGCATCTCATTGAACACCACCGAGTTTGAGATTCGTCTTCAACCTGGAACGTGAGTACACTTGACCACCTTAAATCAATCAATTCAAATATCGCCATCCATTTTAGacaattgatcattttttatataccgtattttcacaactataaggcgcactgcattataaggcgcaccctcaatgaatgacacttttttcccatatataaagcacactggattataaggcgccctgtctattttggagaaaatttaagacttttaaatgcgccttatagtcgtgaaaatatggtaacctcaaaagtcattttcctttcttttgcaCCCGCACCGCACGTTTTCCCACTGTTTCCAAACCTCCCGACTCATCTGGTTgaccggattggacgtccgtcgcTGTCAACGAGTTACTAATGACCTCCGTTTTGACCTCCCGCAGAACCAGCGAGCAGGCCGTGCTGAACGCCGTCCAGGCCAAAGCCAACGTGGCCATCACCTTACAGCTGACCATCACGGGGTAACAAAAAAGACGCCGCTCCTGCCAACGTGGCCAGAACCACCCaaacaaatatttcttttttcaaatcccCCCTCCGCACCCAGACAAGCTCAGCCCTCCCAGGTTCAATTTTCTGGAaaggtcaaagattcacacggcaTGAAGACGGAAAACGACATGGGCATTCCCGTCACGCATCAGATCCGAGTGAGTAGTGGCGCAAAATCGGGGCGGGGCTCCCTCCTCCTGTTCCAATTCCCGTGGCTCACGCGGGGGTGTCCGCCATGGGCAGATTATCAACATAGGGAGGCGCCTAAGCGACGTGGGAACGGCCTCGCTGCACATCGACTGGCCCAAAAGCAGCGAGAACAACAAGTGGCTGCTCTACCTGACCAAAATCAGCGCCACAGGCGTGGATCACATGGAGTGCACGCCCAAATCCGAGATCAACCCTCTCAAAAAGGTAAGTCCGGGGGTGCTTTTTTACACTAGTTTTGCACCAAAGAgtaatgtctagaccccgaattTAAGACGAACGAtgatttttcagtcttatttcaatgcgtaaaaaacaccgtcttatattcgggccaatacgctaaaaccatattattcacggTACACAgtcaattggtcgccagtcttttggtcgcctatctcttggtcgcccggaaggtaagtgataattaccatttaaatgccaaattattttctaaatataatttattacttGTTTTAGGCCCTGATGAATTagtttttaagagagaataaaaacaagAGACATGAAAGGAGGCAAAATATAATAAGCAAATAGCCGCATTTATTTCGTCTTCTTCGCAACATGTTTAATGACATTGGATTTTTCTTGAAGGAAGTCAACCGGATGAAAAGAGCCTCGGAAAAGGAGCGGGAGAGCGAGGAAGGAATCATTTCGCGTCTGGTGGACAAGAACAACGCCAAGATTCTGGTAAAAAGAAACAGACCACCGTTTTTTTGTTCGTCGAAAGGATTGGACGCTCACGAGGTGCTTTTCTTTCTCCTTGCAGTCGTGCGACGACGGGGCCAAGTGCGTGAAAATCAAGTGTCCACTGCGAGGAATGGACGGCAACGCCGTGGTCACCCTGCATTCGCGCCTGTGGAACAGCACCCTCTTGGCGGTAGGTCACGTGCTcctttttgcttaaaaacaaacaaaaaaaggagtcaTTTTCTGGCAACTTTGAGTCGAAAGTTACTCTGTATCACATTGATACTCACAATTAGTGATTGATCGATCACAAAGTTGAGGGCTTTGATGTTGTTGCGACTGCTAGGGTTCCTTTTGCGACGCCCTTGATTGGTGATAAAACACACGTAAATTTAGCCATCTGTTGCCTTGCCCCTATTCAGTAACATACATCAACAAAATAGATTtcttaacatatatatataggggtagactttattttagtgtttaaaTAGGTTAGTGTGATTTAATGAATTTTAGGGCTTGtgctaatacattttttttgacaatttttaacCTAAATAACTGCAAATGCTTACCGGCCTTGAATTGATGGTGTGTTTTGCCCAACCAGGATTACAGCAAGTTGCATCACGTGGAGGTGATCGTCAAAGCCGTTCTCCACGTGGAAAGTACGAGGAAGAACATGGTGCTGCAGAATGCGCAAACGCAGGTTGGTCCAGAAAACATAGTACGTtggattttaaataaattatgtaTCTTCATGCAGTTTCTGTGCTCtttattcctttaaaaaaatcatacttttAAGTTTATTAGTGTCGAACCTGATAGGACAATAGTTTGCAAACTTCCACACTGGTGACCttacctggattcgaacccaggaccacagtaGTGAGGTAGATGCTCTAACCCCTCGGCCACTGGATCTCTATCTTTACTGTCACTTATAGTGTATTAGAAATGaccaaatatacatatatagactaATAGTTTGGCGAGCATGCATGTTTggaacatacaaattccacACGGGTGAACTGACCTGgtgaactgacctggatttgaacccaggacctcagcaTCGGGAGGTAGATGCTCTAACACCTCAGCCGCTGGGGACTCTATTGATGCTTTCACCTATAGCAGATTAGAAATGACCAAACATACTTTAATAGACTAACATTTTAGATAGTATGTTttacaaattccacacaggtggacttacctggatttgaacccaggaacctaGCGTTAAGAGGTAGACGCTCTAACCCCTCAGCCACTGGGGTCTCTATTGATGCCGTCACCTATAGCAGATAGAAATGACCAAACATACTTAAATAGGCTAATAGTTTGGATAGTATGCATCTTTTTGAGCCAAGGGAAAACATGCTGATTCAGACAGGTGGacttacctggatttgaacccactatgtcgttttttaagaaaaaggccttactataccatgtcgtttttttaaagaaaaaagccttactatactatgttgtttttttaaagaaaaaagccttactatactatgtcgtttttttaaagaaaaaagccttactatactatgacgtttttttaaagaaaaaagccttactatactatgtcattttttaaagaaaaaagccttactatactatgtcgttttttaagaaaaaaaaagcctcactatactatactaattttaagtttacttactatactatgtcgtttaagaaaaaacaccttactatactatgtcgttttttaagaaaaaggccttaccattccatgtcgtttttttaaaagaaaaaagccttactatactatgtcgttttttttaagaaaaaagccttactatacactatgtcgtttttttaaatgaaaaaagccttactatactatgtcgtttttttttaagaaaaaagccttactataccatgtcgttttttaaagaaaaaagccttactatactatgtcattttttagagaaaaacgccttactatactatgtcgttttttaagaaaaaaagccttactatactatactaattttaggtttacttactatactatgtcgtttaagaaaaaacaccttactatactatgtcgttttttaagaaaaaaagccttactataccatgtcgttttttaagaaaaaagccttactatactatgtcgttttttttaaagaaaaaagccttactatactatgtcgttttttaagaaaaagccttactatactatgtcgttttttaagaaaaaaagccttactatactaattttaagtttacttactatactatgttgtttaagaaaaaagccttactatactatgtcgttttttaagaaaaaagccttactatactatgtcgttttttttaaagaaaaaagccttactataccatgtcgttttttaagaaaaaagccttactatactatgtcgttttttttaaaagaaaaaagccttactatactatgtcgttttttaagaaaaagccttactatactatgtcgttttttttaagaaaaaagccttactatactgtcattttttaaagaaaaaagccttactatactatgtcgtttttttttaaagaaaaaagccttactatactatgtcgttttttaagaaaaagccttactctactgtcattttttagagaaaaaagccttactatgctatgtcgttttttaagaaaaaaagccttactatactatactaattttaagtttacttactatactatgtcgtttaagaaaaaacaccttactatactatgtcgtttttaagaaaaaagccttactatactatactaattttaagtttacttactatactatgtcgtttaagaaaaaacaccttactatactat encodes:
- the itga6b gene encoding integrin alpha-6b isoform X1; amino-acid sequence: MPSGARVLLAFLLGCGPLSWAFNLDTEDVVRKDGEPNSLFGFSMAMHRQLQPTDKRMLLVGAPRAKGYSGQKAKVTGGLYNCDTSSPASGCARVDFDQDEDDKRESKENQWMGVTVNSQGPGGKIVTCAHRYQRRTNVRTPIESRDIIGRCYVLSQDLQIDPAAQEDGGGWHFCNNRPRGHELFGSCQQGVSATFDKDYHYFIFGAPGAYNWKGVVRLEQNNFTLIELGIYDDGPFEAGDDKEMNAELVPAPASSYLGFSLDSSKRLTKKGHLTVVAGAPRANHSGAVVFLKKGPDTSNILLEEYTLEGEGLASSFGYDVAVLDLNGDGWDDLVVGAPQYFEKDGEIGGAAYVFVNKGGKWDKVTPIRIDGPQDSMFGLAVENMGDVNQDGYQDFAVGAPYDDNESGSVYIYHGSAKGLESTKASQILSGKPMGVTTFGYSLAGNMDLDKNSYPDLAVGSLADSVFVFRASPVIAVKKEVSFTPKEIDLTKKNCGNNFCMNVEACFTYTANPQSYSPRLTVAYTLKVDADQRKKKLLPRASFTQQSGSESGYESKGTVVLDTKGRKQCITRQLAIQDNIRDKLRGVPIDVDVEIQNAKRKRRQSSDGVPPVLDAKDTIPTRGEVQFVKEGCGSDNICRSNLKVAHRYGFMTGKDETFEAFPLESGVPVISLSKQKDIALEVKVTNRNGDDAHEASVVASLPRALTYSAFRGPPNAVTCTANKNGSIATCELGNPFKRDSETTFYIILGTTGISLNTTEFEIRLQPGTTSEQAVLNAVQAKANVAITLQLTITGQAQPSQVQFSGKVKDSHGMKTENDMGIPVTHQIRIINIGRRLSDVGTASLHIDWPKSSENNKWLLYLTKISATGVDHMECTPKSEINPLKKEVNRMKRASEKERESEEGIISRLVDKNNAKILSCDDGAKCVKIKCPLRGMDGNAVVTLHSRLWNSTLLADYSKLHHVEVIVKAVLHVESTRKNMVLQNAQTQMRLSAFPDRHEARSGGVPWWIIFLSVLLALLLLALLIFLLWKCGFFERTRRRDAVPSYNAVRITREERRGKNPQQKPRTSDRRRQPTHYS
- the itga6b gene encoding integrin alpha-6b isoform X2 — encoded protein: MPSGARVLLAFLLGCGPLSWAFNLDTEDVVRKDGEPNSLFGFSMAMHRQLQPTDKRMLLVGAPRAKGYSGQKAKVTGGLYNCDTSSPASGCARVDFDQDEDDKRESKENQWMGVTVNSQGPGGKIVTCAHRYQRRTNVRTPIESRDIIGRCYVLSQDLQIDPAAQEDGGGWHFCNNRPRGHELFGSCQQGVSATFDKDYHYFIFGAPGAYNWKGVVRLEQNNFTLIELGIYDDGPFEAGDDKEMNAELVPAPASSYLGFSLDSSKRLTKKGHLTVVAGAPRANHSGAVVFLKKGPDTSNILLEEYTLEGEGLASSFGYDVAVLDLNGDGWDDLVVGAPQYFEKDGEIGGAAYVFVNKGGKWDKVTPIRIDGPQDSMFGLAVENMGDVNQDGYQDFAVGAPYDDNESGSVYIYHGSAKGLESTKASQILSGKPMGVTTFGYSLAGNMDLDKNSYPDLAVGSLADSVFVFRASPVIAVKKEVSFTPKEIDLTKKNCGNNFCMNVEACFTYTANPQSYSPRLTVAYTLKVDADQRKKKLLPRASFTQQSGSESGYESKGTVVLDTKGRKQCITRQLAIQDNIRDKLRGVPIDVDVEIQNAKRKRRQSSDGVPPVLDAKDTIPTRGEVQFVKEGCGSDNICRSNLKVAHRYGFMTGKDETFEAFPLESGVPVISLSKQKDIALEVKVTNRNGDDAHEASVVASLPRALTYSAFRGPPNAVTCTANKNGSIATCELGNPFKRDSETTFYIILGTTGISLNTTEFEIRLQPGTTSEQAVLNAVQAKANVAITLQLTITGQAQPSQVQFSGKVKDSHGMKTENDMGIPVTHQIRIINIGRRLSDVGTASLHIDWPKSSENNKWLLYLTKISATGVDHMECTPKSEINPLKKEVNRMKRASEKERESEEGIISRLVDKNNAKILSCDDGAKCVKIKCPLRGMDGNAVVTLHSRLWNSTLLADYSKLHHVEVIVKAVLHVESTRKNMVLQNAQTQMRLSAFPDRHEARSGGVPWWIIFLSVLLALLLLALLIFLLWKCGVFGKKNKQDHSEKQKLTTNA